Part of the Henckelia pumila isolate YLH828 chromosome 2, ASM3356847v2, whole genome shotgun sequence genome is shown below.
GCTCACACACCCACAAGCGAGCCCTTGTGCATTGTCTGTAGCCCCTTTTGTTCTATACGTGTTTGCCTTAACTCGGCAGTAGAACCTGAAGTTTGTGGACTGGGTGcaactaaaattcaaaaaatctaGGAGGCTAAACCATATTTTTGTGTATGTGACagcatataaaaatatataacctATACGGCAACTCAACAGCAATCAATATTCAATACTCACTGGAAATGTGCACGATCAATTTTGAAGGAAATTAAACACAAGTCTAACTGATGAAACAGCTAGAATAATTTAGTGTTCTGCTGGATAAAACCTATAACTTCTTATTGCTTTAAAATGCACTTGCTAAAGAAAGTAAATTACCACTGACAGTCTGTATTTCTCGTGTAATATACCAGGTATTCAGTGATTTCTTGCATAATGAGTATGGAGGACCTGGAACATTATTGGTTGAGCCTTTCACAGAGATTATGCTGGCACTAAAGGAGGAAAATCTCCCTGGAGCAGTATCGGCTGCTCGAGCTTCCTTATTGTGGGCTCAAACTAATGTAGATCAGGATTGGAAAGATAGGAACTCCAAATTACACTAATTTTTATGTAGCTCAATCATTTTGAAAAAACAATAACATTTGTTATGATATTGCAATTTTACTCTATAATTAGCTttatcagtgcagaaaagagtAAAAGAGTCTATTATGCTAGACTCTTCTAAAACTGCTATACAAAGGATTCATGACTCATCTTCTTTTCAAGTTCAAGATTATGTCATTGAAACATCAACCAATTTCAACTTCCGTGCTCGGAAATGCTTTGAAGAGATGGCCGCCATGATTTGGGCCTTCCGGTGGTCAAATTTGTTGATCCTGACCTCCGCTGATGCCTTTCAGGTCTTACAGCCTGAAAATTATCCGATTATTCATTAGAATCATTCAAAAGATGATGATGTTAAACACATCAAGTTGCACTCTTGACTCTTACTCCaagctttcatttttttttgcaGAAACAAATAAAGGGAAGTTCAGGTTGAATACTCAATGTACAAAGTTTACCTGGTCGTTGCTCTTCTCAGAAGCCAAAGTTCCTGCATCAGACGTACAATTGGTACTCCTCGTTTCTGAATTCATTGATAACTTGTCTTTCCATTCTGCTTGCTTTTTCTTCAACTTTGCTTGCTTCTTTGCTCTCAGTACTTTCATAACCTCTGCAACATGAAACAACTGAAAACTTAAAAACCACACCACCCCaataaaattcatgaaagtttATTCAATATCAATAAGAGAAGAGGAGTCTGATCATTCATAAGCTAACCTTGAGTGGTGACAAGCCGATAGGCTCTGCCAAGAACTAGAATATCACTAGGCCGGAGAAGTTTAACACGGGTGAAACGAACTGTCTCATTGTCCTTTGCAGTCTCTTGTCTGTCACCAGAAACCGGTAATGGGATGATAACAGAAACATAGTGCCCTGGATTCATTTTCATCACTTCACTAGCTGTTACTGGCCAGTACATCCTCTCCAGGTTCCCATTTGGATGCTGTATAACTAGTGCTGCAGCATCCACGGCCTGACAATTCCCCATCGGTTTTCTCTCTCTAAAATGTTTTGGTTTCTCTCTCTAAGGACCTGTGATCTCTTCTGTTCTTCTGTTGGAAATGCTTGTTAGAGGTTATCAAAATTTGAAGGGATTGGAGAGATGGAGAGAGGGTGGGAGCAAGGAGACAAATGGTCCTTTTTCTAAGGAAATGAGTCTCCATCATCAACCTGTAATTTTAAAGCAGTGGAATGAAATATGTGGTTGCCCccattttctgtataattttggCAAAATATGTATTTCATTCGAAAACATTTTTAAATGGTTCCTCCTCACTTGATATTTGGGAATGGATTAGAGACCTATTAATGCTATTTCGGGTTACacatttgtgttttatttaaattttcatgCTGAAATTTTGTTCTATTTTCTTTTGTCTAAAGCCAAATTGAGTCAGCTTCCACGTGGTTGGATTTCAATGGTTGTGATCTTGGACATGATCAATATTTAAAATTGAGAGAATCAAcaaaaattgatttatttttatatagtgGAATATTTAGGTGCCTCCTCATGAGAATTAGTTAGTTCtactctctctatatatatatatattttaatgatGTGGGAACAACGACCGCTATCTTTCGATGCGCACTGGATAAACCTTTGGACTAACACAATAGCAAACTACCTTAACTAGGTATAACACACTAGGCAAGTTCTGTGCGACATGCGAGTCCAAGAAGGTGTTGATAAGGAGAATCGAAACTCTGACTTTTGATCAAATGTTTACTTACTTCATCAACTAAGACAACCGCATTGCTAACGTAAAAATACATGCGACCTTTTACAACATTTGAATGAATACTTTGGATTGTGTCGGTAGGGTCGAATTAATCATGAGAAATCCCATGATTTCTCATTccttattttgaaaatatattatcatGCCTTCCGAACATTTGGAAATGGGGGAGCTaaagaaaatataaaaaaataaaatattatgctTTGCAAAAGTTCAAGCGAGACCGGATATAAATATATACTATTTAGAGTGAAACGTCAATTTAAAGTACAATATGATCATAAATTAGATTTTTATGAGTGTGtggttatttaagtttttaaatAAAGAATGTGCATATCTTGTTACAGAATATCCCCAATAAAGTAAGAGATACTTTACGAATCAAACGGTATCTAGAAACTGTAATTGTTATTTAGTGTGTGTTGCATGATTATTTGTAAATGGCACATTTCTTGGGCAAAAGAATTTGTTAAGAGGAACGCTTGAGATTACTTTTGGGTATTTTGAGGAGATTATATGGAAATTTATAGGTATGTTTGgtataattctttatttttttaaaaaaaaaaattattgttatcATATATTAGAATATCGATATAAAAATCTGATATTAAATAtgcttttttttataaaaaaaaaaaaaaaaaaaacacaagcaCCACAATAGGTGTTAGGTGAATCGGACCTTATTCATTTCTTCcaatcataaattcaatatGGATATGAGATCAAAACCTCTGGAAGAATACAATTGTGAGTTTATCTTACTAGCGTAGTTTGTAGTTTATTACATTAATTCGAGGATTTGCCAAGTGCGCACTAAAATGTAGCGGCTGCGGGTTTTCACGTAGTAAAAACAATGAAGAATAACTTTATATATCCAGATCCATAAATCTTATTGTAAAACGATTTCACGATTCTATATTTGTTAGACGAATCGATTCGATTCATATCTACAGATACTTCTCTTGAGTCAAACAGGAGTGGAGATTCATCTAACAAAATTTATCTATGAGAGAAGATTTTTGTGTAAATCCAATACTTTTTCATTGAACATATCAATTGTAAATATTTGCAATAATCATTACCCAATTTTACTTGCTATATCTATTTAAACTTGAGTTACTGGAAACTTTAGTTTTAAATCAAGAAACCTGAACTCACATGCCACACAATTCAGGTCCACCCAAGCCATGTGAGCTGTTGGGGATTTGAGTTTCAAGGCATTAAATGGTGAAGTTGGACAATAATCTTTGTTAGGGGGACAACATCCAATtgtattgaataaaatattccaaactTATTATTGCCACCCAATTGGTGTTAAATAGTGAGGTgtcttaattttataaaatttggaCATCTTAATGATATGGGAATTTTAAATTCCTTCTTGTTTAATGGATTTGTACGATCTTGAAGAATGTCCAAAGGCAAAAATATTAACAACTCAATGAAGACAGTGGAGGGAAATAGAGAGGTGTCAAGTGGTTAGATGTTTCAAGGATGTGTTCTATTATTATCTTTTATCAATAAAAGAAAATGACTATAAAGCGTGACGACAAGACGAGCTTACGTAGATATAATTTCTAGGTATTCATCAAATTTGTTTCGAAAACTTTAGGGTGgccttaaaaaaatttgaaaagtgCTTGTAGTAGAGATGTATTTGATCATTTGATGAGAGTGGCATATTGAATTTACATTGTTTGGGAGTGGATGGATAGCTATGAGCTACCCCTCGTTAAATGTGAGCGGGTAGTATATATTTAGGCATAGTTTGGTACATAGGATAGGATAAgtatatgatatataatataagtATAAATTAAGGATAAGTAAATTGATAGGATACTATAGTGAATGTTTGGTATGATTTTAATaagagtgattaaatttatatatatttgattttaatgacAAAATTAACTCTACCGTaatgtggaagagaatgaagcgTGTTTAGAGTTTAGATGTTTTTATATGTGGAAGGTAATCATGTCTTTTTGTAGTATTTTTTTAGTTGTATTACATTTATCACACCAAATCAAAGGGATACATAGTCCCCTTGTCAAAGCATTTATCAAGGGCACATTGACTTATCATGGGCTTTTTAAAAATGTACCAAACATGAGATAAAGGAGGATAATTTATTAATCACTCTCTTATCACGTGTATCAAACTATGCCTTAGATGAAGAGTATTATCTTTCGGATAGATTTAATAATCACCACTAATTTTTTTTACGTGGTGTTTGAGAGAGTTTATAAATAACATTTTTTggctttttcttaacaaaattttgaaattttgtgtaattttattaaggcaAAGCTGATAAGTGTTTTCTAGAAGCtaacttgaaatttttttggtATAAATCTCACGTGGTGTTTGAGAGAGTTTATAAATAACATTTTTTggctttttcttaacaaaattttgaaattttgtgtaattttattaaggcaAAGCTGATAAGTGTTTTCTAGAAGTtaacttgaaatttttttggtATAAATCTCACGTGTTTTTCATGTAAAGTCAAACATGGATCTCACATATTTGAACTATCATTTTGATGAAGGTAATCTCCGTTATAACATGTTTTTATATTACATGATTCCCAATAAATATAATTCAATCGTTCCTAAAATATTCGTACTGAAAAATGAAAGTATAGAgagttttaatttgatttttgcGAGATAATTTTATCTTATATTCATCACGATTCACGAGTGTGATCCAATTATGTTACCCTCACATTTTGGGGAGATATTGTGACCTACAAAATATGACAACGGAATCTTTCCATGTTGTCAATGGTttttttttcctaatttgtttagTGGCTTTTCACTTAAAAGTaatgatatttattttatttttcattttaatattattatcttTTACAGTGGTATCTGGGGccaacaaagtttgatatattattatttattgtggtGTTAAATACTTATCGTTTTGGCCAAGTGGGATCCCATCTTATTAATTTGTTGTTCAGAGTTGATCCGATTTGGTCCAAACATTGATAAAATAAATGCTCGAGATAAaagttatataattattataaaaaaagtaTTTGTTGCATGGCATGGATATCGCATTAGACGACAAATTCCATACTTTTCAATGAGGTTGAGGCTGTGGTAGAGTTCATCTGATATCAAAAcattaattttgagagaaaatctcaaattcaaaactttttttaaaaaaaaattggtagaAATAATATATCTTATTTAGAGTTGATGCAATGCTAACATAGTACGTACACGCACACTGCAACAACGGTCCGGTTTTAATTTGGTACTTTGGAGTTTGGCTACGTTAAATCCATAAAATTATATAGACTAAAGTCTAAAGATGCCCAAATTCATTTTGGGTCGATTTTACATTATATAACCGGGTTGAACTAATATGAACACGGCCACATTTTAAACCGAAACACCATTTGTTGTCGGGTGTTGACTTCGAAGTAATctgtatatatatctatatatatatatttaaatccaTAATCTCTACATATTAttataacattatacaatcatAAAATTTGTAAATACGCGTAGATTTTATGAGAGATTCGCATATCTTGATTTACGTAGGAAGTAAATTTTAGGGACAAATGTAATGCAATCGACGTGGGAAAAATTATTGAAACAATAAATATTGGACAAGACAACGCAACATTCTATTTAACATTTGGGTCTTTTGACCCAACCCCCCAACTcgcaaaatatcatcaaataaTTGACATTTTTATGGAGGGAGAGTCTAATCAAGGGTTCACTCGACCCCACTCATCAATAACCAAACTTTTCGTTGGGAAATTCAAGCATGTTACGTTAGAGTATTCCAAAGTTAGTTTAAGGAGATGATTGTCTAAGTTTATACACACAACTTAGTGATTTAATCGAATTAATATGAGATATCTAACACATCTTCTCACATCAAGGAATGAACTTCAGACATCTAGAAAGTGAAATTTGCAAGAAATCGGTGAATAACCCTTAAGGACAGGTTTAGGAATGAACATTTAAAAGGTGAAGTTTTCAAGACATCAGCGGATGACCCATAAGTGTTGTTGGAGGGCAGTTCAACATATAACAGTGGATGTAGTCTCCGGTAGGGCTAGCATATCGAACTCAAAATACCGAATTTTCGAGATATCGTACCaaatttttttcgatatatagacattttttcggtatacggaatattttttcgatatatatacggtatcaatatgaattttttctatatcaaaatttcgaaatttcagtattgatatgaattttttcataccaatatttttgatacggtataccAAAAACTTACACCTAGTCTCCGGTACCGTGTTAAGATTATGAATTTGAGTTTAAATCCATCTCAAAAGCTAACTCAAGGGGATGATTGTTCAAATTTCTTTATACAACTCTTAAGATCTTAATTCAACCGATGTGAGACATGTAATAATCTTGTACAAAAATCTAACTACCCCGATTTACTTGAGATCACATGATCTATATCTGAATATATTGATCTCATGATCACCGCAACTGAATTATGGCATTTGGATCATGTATAAGGAAATGCATATATGCTAGGATCCAAGTAGTGAAGGAAAATCTTTAttgtatatttataatattttgtagCGTGAAATCATTAATTTAACTAGTTATATTATCTCATGAGTTGTACTATCAAATTTATAGAAATGTCTTTAATAATGTGTTCGAGTTGATGAAGTATATAAAGCGTTTGACCAATAGTCATGAGTTCGATTCCTCATACCAACATTTTTCTATGCGTGTGTGTCTGTTGTATTATACTTGTCTATTATCTGACTAGCGTGATTTCCAGATTACTAAATTGTAACGCAAAAAACTATTGATAACCACGTACGTAAACATCACGAATTTATTTCATTCGAGTCAAAATGATCTTAttagtcaaaataaatttatttaaaagtaAGGAATCTATTTCGGCTACTACATAAGCGGTGGATTTATAGGGGTGGTTCGTTACGGTATATTGCAGTATTCAACAATAccgtataccgtaccgaaaatttcggtagcGAAATTTTCGATATCGATACCAtgccgaaaatttcggtataccgacatGATTTCGGTATGGCATAAatccataccgataccgtactacggtatcggtatgataccgtgtataccgatttttttaaactgtttttttttaaaaaaaagtgtcGGTATACGCggtatcataattttttttcggtataccgaaatatcgaaaatttgaaaatcttaTACCGACCGTACCAAAATTTTCGGTATCCCAAAATTTTCGATATATACGAtttttttcggtacgatatagATAGTATGACGGAATTTCGGTATTTTTTTCCCAACCCTAAACGTATATAATGTAACAAAAAGTTCTAtcgtcataaaaaaaattatataaatatatgttaaATTAAACGTGACCAATTGGAGCTGAAACCATGTCCAAATAACCGAATTGGGACAAAACCGTCGGTTTGACCTACAATGAAGACCCAGCTAGAATACAAGAGGTACGTAGAGTTAGTGTTGGGCCAAACCTATTTAGTATAAAGGCCAATGCTTTTGGGCCTTAATCtggaaagtaaattttttttaaacagcccaattgatttttgatttatttctCAATCTCATGGTTGTCTTTAACATGTATATCGGTTGTCACGTTtgatgtgaaattgtgaatggtaagaaattaatttattatatatttttattcatctaatattttattcaatttttttacaaataattaaatttataaatcaaTATATATTATAGTATATTCATGGTTCTAAAATTCGCTAGCGCTAGTCGGGCGCCAGACCAGCGCCTAGCGCCTAGGCCGCCTAGGCGGGGACTAGGCGGCACTAGGCGGATTCCACGGTTTCAACTTAATAAATGAAATATTATAACTCCAagacaataatatcaaatttaaaatgagttcAGCATTTGAAAAAAGAGCAAACACtaattttttcttcaaatatGGCACTCAAAATGTGGGCTTCTTCATTCGCTTTGATTCTTCAGCCTTATAATTTGCGAGATGCTCTGGTTACTCAATCATGCAGACAATGaaagatgaattttgatctaGGGCAAGCCAACGAATCAATTCTCTTGTCGTACATCAGTTTAGGGCTTAtaaaacttaagcccaacaaaaaaattacatttcagttttttttttgtaatttgggttttgaatttaaaagctcaaattaaaaaaaaatctgaaaatcctACTCTATTTCCGCCTAGCCCCGCCTAGGACCGCCTAGGCCGACCGATTAACATGTTTTCGGTGCGGCCACCTGACGCCTAACGCGGCCGCCTATCCCGAGTTTTCGAACACTGAGTATATTATATATCATCTATATATCATACATTTTTAATCGTAACATCCCACTTACCAAACGAAGTTGTGCGTTAAGTTAtagattaatttaatttatttatacaaAAACTGGATTACTTACACgtttatttttcttaataaGAAAAATTAATTGGTAGAGTAACCTCTTACTTCACAATACGGACAAATTAATTTTGTCGATAATAgtatataaattattaaaacttaGCTGTTAATCTAAAATTAAAACTAATTAGTTGAAACCCAGTCTACATTTGTCTCGAATAAGTATATTTTGTCGACATAGTTTCCTCACTTTTTAATCTTAAAAATTCAACTTCAAAAAATATGCAGCgttataaatcataatagaGATGAATATAAAGAGAATTTATGAGATGGGAGAGAATTCATATAAGTCAAGTGCAAATTTTATTGAACTTCATCACCTCTATTATAGAGAAAATAATAGAATACAAATCTTTACAGATATTATATTGACATATTTATCTTAGATTACAAATCTTCCAAATCTACCTAGATAAAGATAATCatatataataacaatatatttataacacagCTTGATTATTCAAAATTTGTTCATGCACCTTTTAAATTAttggaaaaattgcttttttggtcctgtatgtttatcactttgcgatttcaatcctttatattttcaaatttcagttttagtccgttatctttattttttttttttggcaattttagtcctttttccgacgtggcgctgacgtgtacagtgccacgtaagcattttcgaataaaaaggccgaaattgccaaaaatcagaacatgccgaactaaaactgaaatgtaaaaACATAAAGAACCAAAattgcaaagtgacaaacataccggactaaatttgcaattttccctaaattattagattatgatttattttgtgCAATAATGTTATTCACTCGATACATAACATATCTATTGTAGGATCAAATATTTATCGTTTTATCAGAAACAATAGTTTGTGTTACCAATGGCCAATGCAACTTCAAAACTTTAATTATATTGTACAACACTCCAAACTTTACGTACGTATGTTTCGAACCTCAATACACAAGGAAATATATTGGTTCCTAATCATTAACCTAAAAATAATTGTGTTTCTTGCAATACCTTTGGATTCCAACACTCAACATTTATTGAGCTTGATTCTGATATAGATCGATTTCGAATTTGAATAGATGTTGCATAAATGGAGCTCTAAGAGCATTATAACGTGCTAGCATGCCAAAATGATTAATTAGCTAAATGAGTGCatgagtgtgtgtgtgtttgttttttttaaaaaaaaaattaaattgaaaatcaatatttttgctAAGTGCCTAAGTCTATTAAGCACTCCACAGATTGATGATGCAACCATATTTGTTCAAATGCAATGTTGCTGCAGTCATATTTACAAACAGCCCTCATATTAGTTATGGATGCATATATATTGAGGAATTATCAAAACCAAGTGATTGATGCTAACTATGGCAGACTATATGGCAGTAATAATCCAACAGTAGCTGAAGATTTAGATATCAGAGAAGCTCTTAATTGACTAGAATTTGAATATCTCAAATGTGATAATCGAATCTGATGTTTTGCTAGCCGGTGACCGATGCTTTAAATTATCCAAAACTGATCATTTCTACAAAATCAAGCAAGGAAATAGTCGCCCTTGCTAGAGCGTGGACAGCTTGATTCACTGATCTAtgcacaaaaacaaaaatacaagATGTTATAATCGGATGTTTTGCTGGTGATTATTGctttaaatatataatccaaAACTAGACCACTCAAGCTTAGGTTTGTTTATGGATGACTATTGTTGAAGTATgtttctatcagattgaataagaATAGATAAGAGATCAGATCAAATAGTgcagatcagatgagttcagtgatcaaATGAATTCATGGTCCAAATcgaatactgggatcagatcgaagtgatggtcagatgagtcttcggatgagttcatgcagatcgattgctcgagtacggtgacttggttagaagtcagatgaagtgtccGATAAGTTGTAAGCTTGAAGGCAGATCAATGCAGATCGAAGTACGAGAGCAGATCAAACTAATGAATAAAGGCTTATCGGGTTGGActatgttgactttataattgggccgtaagttgttgttgacctaaagcccaagatgaaagttgatttaattctctatataagcagatgaaAGCTGGCCCCAACGAACAtgacagaaaatcaaattcttcagaatatattgagagagaagaaggagagatttCAAAGGAGAAAACTAAGCGAAGATTGTGACGAGAAGAATTCAAGTATAAAATATtgaattgagtctgtatctagcttgagaGTTTATCTTAGTCTATCTCTAtaataagctctgttcttgagcttggatttgttctgttggtgattatTAAAGTGGTTGTGTTGCTCTCTCGTGGACGCAGGCAAATTTCTTGTCGAATCACGTAAATACTTGAGTCGTTTATTTGCTTTCGAGTGAGTGTTTGAGTTTGATCTGTGTACGTTGGTTTTATCTGTTTCTGGGATTGTGTTATTGTTCTTGTTTGGtgtattcgtttgcgtggtgaattcTCGGAATATCAAAACACTTCTGGATTGATTCTCAACAACGATAGATTCCTATCTAAGGACGTAATTAATAtcttgtgtttttgtttttgtgcgTAGATCAGCGAATCAAGCTGTCCCTGCTCTAGCAAAAGCGACTATTTCTTTGCCTGATATTCTTGTAGGAAATATCACTCCCTCCTATAGTTATTTCTAATTTTCTTCTTATGGATATTGCTTAATATTAATTCTATGTtttataggaaaaaaaaaaactttcttattgtaattttagtcaAGATAGTGAATTAGTGATTATGGACATGAATAAACATCAAGTAGCATGTTTGATTATCATCAATGTTTTCaattctaaaaaattaaaaaaaacgcatcaattgttctttaaaagatataaaaaaaaCGTTAATAAAAATCTTGTCAAAAAAcacattttaagtttttttatttataatacactaaaaaaattttaaaaatatttattgaaaCAGATAGGTAATAGAGTTATCtatcttaatatttttttaaaacagacTCTCTTATTTTTGTTCTTTCCTTTCTTTTCATCCTATATTGTTACCAGCCAGACACGCAAAGTAGAAAGCCAAAAATAGCAAAATAGGGAAGTTTTCAAAGGTTTTTTGCAGGTTAATAAAAGGAAATACAGCTGCAATGACTGCAACATTTAATATGATTTCCCACCAAATATAATTGGATTCTTGAGGTTACTTTGAGTCTTGGACTAATCATCCACTGATTTGCAttaatttccaaattttcacaCATTCTTTAACGTGGGAATAATTTATAATTCAACGATATTTACGTAAATTTAGTAATTTGaacaaaaaaactatttttttgtttttgttttaatcaTTGAAGCATCCATTGTTTCTTCTTTGCACGATCATCATTTTTGCCTCTTGATCTTTCATCTTCCTCgtatcaaaacaaaacaacatgGCTGCACTCCTGATAAAATGAAAATCCACATCGCGCAATAAAGGGGACAAATTTTGATGAAATGGGATCGTCAAATAATATCAATCCGTTCAAAGAACAAATGCCTCACTTCTTGAAGAGATTTTTGCCCTATGTTGTTTATGGCATCACCCCATTAGCCTTCATCCATTTGTACATTTATCCCTTTTCTTTTTCACCATATTCTCTGTTTTCTCCACCTTCACGAGGTATGCCGTTTTCCTTTATCTTTTTTGTAATTGATTCTCAACTTTGTGAAATTACAGTGGGATTTTCAAGaatctatattttttttgttgttgatgCTAGCTTGATGTACGATTTTATGTTGCTTTCTTGCAGAAGCTTTGGCCAAAAAAGGCACATTTCAAGAGTTATGTGACTACACTAATGGGAGATGGGTACCAAACAAATTGGACCCTTTGTACAATGGCACCACATGTGAAACAATCAAGTATGGCCAAAACTGCATGCTTTTTGGCAGGCCAGACAAGGATTATCTCCATTGGAAGTGGAAGCCAAGACAATGCAAACTCCCAACATTTGACCCCAAGACTTTCCTTAAACTCCTCGAGAACAAACACATAGCCTTTGTGGGAGACTCCATTGCTAGGAACCAACTGGAGTCACTCCTCTGTATGGTCTCCACCGCTGCAAAGCCCCAACTTTTCTATACAGATGGGGAGGAAAACAAGTTCAGAAAGTGGAACTTGCCAGATCAAAGAATCAACATCTCAATATACTGGTCACCCTTTCTGGTGAAAGGGATTGAGAAAAACACAGAAAAGAACTTCAACACCCTTTTCTTGGATTCCTTGGACCAGAGGTGGGCAGCAGATTTAGACCATATAGATATGCTTGTTTTATCTATTGGACATTGGTATTTACATTCT
Proteins encoded:
- the LOC140882433 gene encoding uncharacterized protein, coding for MGNCQAVDAAALVIQHPNGNLERMYWPVTASEVMKMNPGHYVSVIIPLPVSGDRQETAKDNETVRFTRVKLLRPSDILVLGRAYRLVTTQEVMKVLRAKKQAKLKKKQAEWKDKLSMNSETRSTNCTSDAGTLASEKSNDQVNFVH
- the LOC140882659 gene encoding xyloglucan O-acetyltransferase 1 produces the protein MGSSNNINPFKEQMPHFLKRFLPYVVYGITPLAFIHLYIYPFSFSPYSLFSPPSREALAKKGTFQELCDYTNGRWVPNKLDPLYNGTTCETIKYGQNCMLFGRPDKDYLHWKWKPRQCKLPTFDPKTFLKLLENKHIAFVGDSIARNQLESLLCMVSTAAKPQLFYTDGEENKFRKWNLPDQRINISIYWSPFLVKGIEKNTEKNFNTLFLDSLDQRWAADLDHIDMLVLSIGHWYLHSAVYYYGDSVLGCHYCKNYSEIEIYDVFGKALNTTFKEVIKRRKGLQRNPIHVFLVTFSPHHFEGEWDKFGACPKIRPFGENEVVLEGMNADMRRIGLEEVKGAKLKAKEHGSNVIFEALDISKLTLLRPDGHPGPYMNPFPFANGVTEHVQNDCVHWCLPGAIDTWNEILLDVIKTRPIGG